Below is a window of Herminiimonas arsenicoxydans DNA.
AAGCGATGTTAGTTGTCTGCCAGTCGATGAACAGTCAGATTAACCTAAGCGCACTCTTTTTGGAAAGGTCCTGTTCGTGAACAATCCTCGCACCGTCATCGCCTACATCAACGTCGCTCACTTCATCGACCACTACGCCATGCTGGTATTCGCGGCGGCAGTGATCGTGATGGCGCCGGTTTTCGACATGCGCTATGCCGATCTGCTGCCGTATGCGACGCCCGGCTTTATCGCGTTCGGCGCCGGCTCTCTGTTCACGGGATGGCTGGGCGACCGCTGGAGCCGGCGTCACATGATGGTGATTTTCTTTATCGGGATCGGCCTGGCAATGATGTCCGTCGGTTTAACGCAGACACCGCAACAGCTCAGTATCGCCCTGCTGGCAGTCGGCCTGTTCGCCGCCATCTACCATCCGGTTGGTACCGCAATGCTGGTTGCGCATGCCGATAAACTCGGGCGGGAAGTCGGTATCAACGGTGTGTGGGGCAACCTTGGCGTGGCATCGTCAGCGCTCGTTACAGGCGTCATTTGCGAATACATAGGCTGGCGCTGGGCATTTGCGTTGCCGGGGCTGGCGGCAATCGCGATTGGCGTTTTCTTCGCAGGCAAGGTCAAGCATGAAGCACGCGGCAGTCGCAAGGCGAGCAGTCATGCATCCGCACGCGTATCGAAAGAAGCCATGTGGCGCGTCATCGCCGCACTCGTCATCACCATCATCGCCAGCTCCACGACTTTTAATGCCATTACCGTCGCCTTGCCGAAATTATTTTCTGAACGCCTGTCTGATCTGACGAGCAATACTGCATTGCTCGGCGTGATCGTTGCAGGCACGTATGTGTTCGGCGCATTCGCGCAATACACCATCGGTCATCTGCTCGACAAACATGCGCTCAAGAGCGTATTCCTGCCGCTTGCGCTGCTGCTTGCCCCACTGCTTTTCTTCGGCGCGGCCTTGTCCGGCATCTCGCTGATACTGGTCTGCATCGGCATCATCATCGGCACCTTTGGACAAGTGACAGTCAATGACGCCATGATAGGCAAATACACCAGCGACGAATGGCGCGCCCGTGCTTATTCCCTGCGTTACTTTCTCGGATTTACTGCTGCAGGCGCATCAGTCGGACTGGTTGCATCACTGCACGAACACGGCGGATTTACCTTGATGCTGCAGGCATTGGGAGCGTTATGCGTACTGGTTATTCTGGGCGCGATTACATTCCCAGGCGAAGATCGTTCACCGACCTGAGCGAGTTAAACGTATCGAATAACTGCTTATTTTTTGACGCTGCGTTTTTTGAGATGATCAACGATATCGACAGCAAGGTAGAGGCCGCCGAATACCCAGAGCGGCAGCGCAACACAGCATACGGCGTAAAGGAAGAAATCCATCGTTACCTCGCGAGTGATTTCTTATCATAGCCCAGGTTTCTGCTTTTGGGGATAGGGGTGTCAGATACGCCACACTTGGACGGACCGGGCGGTATCCGATGCATGCAAGGCGCGGATCAGGCCAGCAATATCCATGCGAACCAGCCGCCTGCAGCGAGCAGCAATATCGACACCATGCGTCGTAGTTGCCGCACATCCAATCCGGCTGCAGCACGCTGCCCGAAAAACGCTCCGATCAGCATGAGCAAGCCGCAGATGAGCGCAAGCCGGAAATCGAGCCGCCCTTCCAGTGCATGGACTGCACTGCTGGCGAGCGCCACCGGCAACTGGATGGCTTGGGCTGCAACGATGGCGAATGCAACAGGCTGGCGCATCAGCATCAAAAGCGGAATGATCAATACCGGACCGCCGGTACCGGTCAGCGCCGATCCGCATCCGACCAGTACACCCATCATGAACAACACCGGAATGTTCAGGGGAGCAGCAGCTTGTGCAGCGATAGCAGGCGATTGCAATCCGCGCCATCCGGCGAACAGAACCAGCAGCATGACGCCCATCATCAACGTCCTGGCAGACAGCCAGTGCACGGTCAGCGCGCCGGTAACGGCACCGACCAATGCACCTATCAGCAGTGGCATGCAGCGAACGACCAGTTCCCGCTGGCGCAGCATGGGTTTCAAGGCAACCAGCGCCGGCAATGCAAATCCCAGGGATGCCGCTGCAATTGCCTGCGGCAATGAAACAGCGCCAAAATTGGTCAACACCGGAACCAGCAATACCCCGCCTATGCCACTGGCGCCTATCAGCCCTCCGATCAACAGCACGGCAGGCAACATGATCCATGCACCGGCCATCAGCATGCAGCGGTACTCATGCGAGGTCGGCACCCATCATCAACTGCGTTACGCAACAACAGGTATGCAACCGGGCCGCCGGATTCTTTTAATTTCATGGACAAAATGATGCCAGATAAATGCCGCAAGGATGAAATGGCACGCCTGCGACAGGCTCATGTCAAAGTGGCAGTGCTGGAACGGACAAAAAAAGAGGACGAAAATTTCGTCCTCTTTTTTATTTCAGCAATGGCGCTTACTTCCTTTTAGTGCCCAGCTTGATCATCGGCTTGCCGGAAGGGCCGGTCGATGGCTTGGACGCAGAACGCGGTGCATCGAAGGACTTGCCGCTAGCGACGGCGACACGTTTCGATACCGGCTTGTTGCCACGCGCCTTGTCGGCCACGCGGCGATCGCCACCCTTGCTTGGCGGCGCCAGGGTCACGCGCTTGTCCATGGTCTTTTCTTCCATCGGGCGCAAGCCGGAATGGCTGATGCGCAAAGGCTGACCGGCGATGGAAACATTTTTGAGTTGATCGAACACTTCGTCCGGCATGCCGGCAGGCAGATCCAGCAAGCTGTGCTTTTCAAAAATCTCGATGCGGCCGATGTACTTCGCTTCCAGCCCTGCTTCATTGGCAATGGCGCCGACGATGTTGGCTGGCTTGACGCCGTGCGCATGACCGATCTCGATGCGGAAAGCTTCCATATCCACCGCGCCCGCTTTTTTCTGTGCAGTGCGTTCTCTCTTTTGCGCGCCCGGCTCTTTTACTAACGGCTCATCGCTCTCGAAATGTTCCTTCTTCGGAGTGGCTGCCGCTGCCAGCGGTGAGGCAGGTGCCGGCCGTTCCGTGCGTGCAGGACGTTCTCTCGATTCCGACTGCGCAGGCTTGTCAAAATGCGCGGCAAAATCGCTGCGCGCCGGTCGGTCGGAGAATGGCACTTGTGCGGGCGACTCTGATTTTTTTGGCGCAGGTTTGGCTGTCGGTGCGGATGCGGCTTCGCTATCGGCAGTAATGTTCAATTGCTGACCGGCGACCCAGACTTTTTTCAGGTGATCGAGCATGTCGGACGGCAGGCTGTTCGGCAGATCGAGCGTGCTGTAATCGTCGTAGATTTCGATGCGACCTATGTATTTGGAGTCGAGATTCGCTTCATTTGCAATCGCGCCGACGATATTGCCCGGCTTGACGCCGTGCGCATGGCCGACTTCGATACGGAAAGTTTGCATGCCTTCATCCGGCGCACGCGGGACACGTTCCTTGCGCGGCGCAGCCGAACGTTCTGTACGTTCAGGACGCTCAAATCGTTCCGAGCGCTCTGGTCTGTCATTCCGCTCGAAACGTTCCGCACGTTCAAAGCGACCGCCAGATACAGGCTTCTCGCTGCCCCACGACTCACGCGGTGCCGGTTTGTTTTTATCGATCAGCAGCGGCACATCGCCGCGCGCCATCTTGGCCAGTGCTGCAGCGATTTCCACTGCAGGCACATTGTGTTCGCGTTCGTAATCTTCAATCAGCGAATGGAACACTTCCAGTCCACCGGCTGCAATCGTTTCTGCAATCTGGTCCTTGAACTTCGAGATACGCACATCGTTGACGACCTCGACGCTAGGCAAGTCCAGCACGGCGATAGGCTGGCGCGTCGCGCGCTCGATGGCTTTCAGCAGATTGCGTTCACGCGGCGCGATAAACAGAATCGCTTCGCCGCTGCGTCCGGCGCGGCCGGTACGGCCGATGCGATGGGTATAGCTTTCCGGATCGTGTGGCACGTCGTAGTTAATGACGTGGCTGATGCGCTCAACGTCCAGACCGCGGGCGGCAACGTCAGTCGCCACCAGAATATCGATCTTGCCGTCCTTCAGTTGCTGAATCGTGCGCTCGCGTTGCTGCTGTTGAATATCGCCATTGATCGCCGCAGCGGAGAAACCGCGTGCCTGCAATTTGCCGGCCAGTTCTTCGGTACCCAATTTGGTACGCGCGAAGATGATCATGCCGTCAAAAGTTTCCGCTTCGAGGATGCGCGTCAGCGCTTCGAGCTTCTGCATGCCGCTGACCAGCCAGTAACGCTGGCGAATGTTGTCTGCGGTGCCAGTCTTGGCCGCGACGGTAATCAACTCCGGATCGCGCAGATAAGTGGTAGCGATACGCTTGATGGCGGATGGCATGGTGGCCGAGAACAACGCTGTCTGACGCGCTTCCGGCGTTTTTTGCAGGATCGTTTCCACATCGTCGATAAAGCCCATGCGCAACATCTCGTCGGCTTCATCCAGCACCATCGTTTTCAGTTTCGACAGATCGAGCGAGCCTTTTTCCAGATGGTCGATCACGCGACCCGGCGTACCGACAACCACATGCACGCCACGACGCAAGGCGCTCAGTTGCGCGCCATAACTCTGGCCGCCATAAATCGGCAACACGTGAAAACCGGGAATATGCGACGCATAACGCTGAAAAGCCTCCGCCACCTGGATCGCCAACTCACGCGTAGGCGCCAGCACCAAAGCCTGCGGCGTGGTCTGTTTGATATCGATACGCGACAGGATAGGCAGGGCAAAAGCCGCCGTTTTGCCGGTACCGGTCTGCGCCTGCCCCAGCACATCGCTGTTATTCAGCAACAGCGGGATCGTGGCCGCCTGGATAGGCGACGGCGCCTCGTAACCCAGCTCTTTCAGCACGCGCAGCAGCGGTTCGCTCAGGTTAAGGTCGGAAAATAGGGGGAAGGATGGGTCAGACATGGTGGCTCACTAGAGTGTTCGGATCGCGGAAATGCGAAAGATGGGCGCAGTTTACTCTGTTGCGGCACGAACAACCATTCGCAGGCTATTTCCATCGTTTATAAGGTATGTTCCCCTGCATACATAATAGTTTCCAAACTACATTTTTAGAAACCCAGCCTCATTCAAACCCATTTACTCAAATAAGGAGATGTCCACTTGCATAATTTTTTATAAGACAAGAGCTTATTAAATTCCCAAAAAAATTTATCAAATCCCAAACTATATGAGTATTTAAATGGCGAAAAGAGATCCAAACAAGACTGCTAGAAACAGAATGATTGGCACACTAAAGGAAAAATTACGAGAACTACTACCAAAAGTTCTTGCCGACTCTGGCTTTGAAAATGAACAGTCCTTGAACGCAAAGATTGGGAGCAGGAATGACGATTTTTTTGACTTACAAAACGACGTAATTAACAGCCAAGAACAGTTTGTTTCGAAATGGTTAGAAGGATTAAAAGAATCTGCTCTTAACGACGGTGTCGTATCTGACCTGTCGCTTTGGAAAAAAATTAAGGCGAAAAAATCACTAAAGGAATACACAATCCTTTTCCTTAAAAGGTCTTACTTAAAGCATTTTGAGGAATTATCCAAAAATAGACCCCCCATTGAGTCGGCAGAGCTTTGGATTGGGCAACAAAATGCAAACTATGGACTGTTGGTAACTCCTCGATTTAAAGATGGGAAGTGGGAGAACGATAAAAGTGAGATTCGTGCTTTTTCTAACGCCTATTGGACTATTGGTCACGTTATGAAAACAGGCCTTGTTATCCCTGGAAAAGAAAAGATATTTAAATTCAATGATATTGAACAATACTTACTTTTTTTCCAAGACACTCTTGTTCGAAACTCTGGCTCTAATCATGAATATGAAATAGCTGGCCACTATTGCGACTATGTTAGAGCGAGTGACACCCCAGAACTAATACCTTTATTAATTCCCGAATTTAGATATGCAGGATTGGCCACAAAGCATGTCTATCGATTAGATTTCTTAATCATTAACCCTTACACGCTAGACAAAGTTGGCTTTGAGCTGTCGCCTTGGTCAACTCACGGCTATCTCGGCAAACTCCAAGGGTTAACGCAAAAAGCGATTAATGAAATGGCAGCAGACAATTTCGCAAAAGAAATCCGTAAACACCGCGCCTATTTCAAGCAACACGAAGTATTTTGTTTGATTTATACGGATGATGATCTTAAAAATCCGAAGAAACTCTTTAAAGAAGAAATACTTCCTTTCTTACAAACTGAAAAACCTCAAAACCAGTTGTCATTTCAAATTTTGGATGAATTTTTTGAAGATTAGGAAAGAGCCTTACGAGATTTCCCTGTTCTTTTAACGTAATCTCATAAGAACTCCCGAAAGGAGCCCTTTTGAGATTACCTGACTACATATGCCGAGTATGCAGATAAAGCTGAATGAATAGACGCTACGTACCAGCGTAGTGATCCGCAATACATCTCCTGAACAGCAGTAGCCGCCTTCGGTGCTGATATTGACTTCCTTCTTGTCGATGCGGACTTGTGGTCGGTGCTGGGTAATTCAAACTGTATGCATTCATGTGATTGTAGATATTCCAATTTCTTCCCCGCACCTCCAAAATTGTTTGTACCCAGCAGCCTTGCCCTGAAAAAGCTACTCTCTCTATCTGGCACTGTCATTGCGTCTAATGCAGAGAGAATGCAATCACTGACTTATTCCCATCAACCCAAAGGAGCTCACCATGCCATACATCAATATCCGCATCACCCGTGAAGGCGTCACAGCCGAACAGAAGCAGGCGCTGATTGAAGGTGCGACCGAGCTGCTCAGTCGCGTGCTGAACAAGAATCCGGCCACGACCTTTGTCATCATCGATGAGGTGGATACGGATAACTGGGGTATCGCGGGTGAGAATGTCACGACTTTGCGCAAGCGGGCTGCGGAGAAGAAGTCAGCCAGCTAGGCCGAAAACTTGATCGCGGCGCCGGTTATTATGGGCAGATCGCATCGCCCATCAAACATCAAGGCTGCCACGAATAATCAGATGCATGAACGCTGCTGACCGCAAGCCAATCTGGCTCATCCCTACGCTGGGCCTCACGCAAATTATCGGGTGGGGTTCGATGTTTTACGCCTATGGCGTGCTGATGCAGCCGATGGAAGCGGAGCTGCAAACCTCGCGCTCCGTCGTGGTCGGCGCGTATTCGGTCGCGCTGCTGATATCCGGCTGCCTCTCGATGCTGGCAGGGTCTATCGTCGATCGCATCGGCGGGCGACTGTTGATGGCTGCAGGCAGTTTGCTGGCGGCGCTGATGCTGGCCTTGCTGTCCAATGTAC
It encodes the following:
- a CDS encoding Major facilitator superfamily transporter (Evidence 2b : Function of strongly homologous gene; Product type t : transporter), with product MNNPRTVIAYINVAHFIDHYAMLVFAAAVIVMAPVFDMRYADLLPYATPGFIAFGAGSLFTGWLGDRWSRRHMMVIFFIGIGLAMMSVGLTQTPQQLSIALLAVGLFAAIYHPVGTAMLVAHADKLGREVGINGVWGNLGVASSALVTGVICEYIGWRWAFALPGLAAIAIGVFFAGKVKHEARGSRKASSHASARVSKEAMWRVIAALVITIIASSTTFNAITVALPKLFSERLSDLTSNTALLGVIVAGTYVFGAFAQYTIGHLLDKHALKSVFLPLALLLAPLLFFGAALSGISLILVCIGIIIGTFGQVTVNDAMIGKYTSDEWRARAYSLRYFLGFTAAGASVGLVASLHEHGGFTLMLQALGALCVLVILGAITFPGEDRSPT
- a CDS encoding Putative permease (Evidence 3 : Function proposed based on presence of conserved amino acid motif, structural feature or limited homology; Product type pt : putative transporter); this encodes MAGAWIMLPAVLLIGGLIGASGIGGVLLVPVLTNFGAVSLPQAIAAASLGFALPALVALKPMLRQRELVVRCMPLLIGALVGAVTGALTVHWLSARTLMMGVMLLVLFAGWRGLQSPAIAAQAAAPLNIPVLFMMGVLVGCGSALTGTGGPVLIIPLLMLMRQPVAFAIVAAQAIQLPVALASSAVHALEGRLDFRLALICGLLMLIGAFFGQRAAAGLDVRQLRRMVSILLLAAGGWFAWILLA
- a CDS encoding Hypothetical protein (Evidence 5 : No homology to any previously reported sequences), whose translation is MRGRHPSSTALRNNRYATGPPDSFNFMDKMMPDKCRKDEMARLRQAHVKVAVLERTKKEDENFVLFFISAMALTSF
- a CDS encoding putative ATP-dependent RNA helicase DeaD-like (Evidence 3 : Function proposed based on presence of conserved amino acid motif, structural feature or limited homology; Product type pe : putative enzyme), yielding MSDPSFPLFSDLNLSEPLLRVLKELGYEAPSPIQAATIPLLLNNSDVLGQAQTGTGKTAAFALPILSRIDIKQTTPQALVLAPTRELAIQVAEAFQRYASHIPGFHVLPIYGGQSYGAQLSALRRGVHVVVGTPGRVIDHLEKGSLDLSKLKTMVLDEADEMLRMGFIDDVETILQKTPEARQTALFSATMPSAIKRIATTYLRDPELITVAAKTGTADNIRQRYWLVSGMQKLEALTRILEAETFDGMIIFARTKLGTEELAGKLQARGFSAAAINGDIQQQQRERTIQQLKDGKIDILVATDVAARGLDVERISHVINYDVPHDPESYTHRIGRTGRAGRSGEAILFIAPRERNLLKAIERATRQPIAVLDLPSVEVVNDVRISKFKDQIAETIAAGGLEVFHSLIEDYEREHNVPAVEIAAALAKMARGDVPLLIDKNKPAPRESWGSEKPVSGGRFERAERFERNDRPERSERFERPERTERSAAPRKERVPRAPDEGMQTFRIEVGHAHGVKPGNIVGAIANEANLDSKYIGRIEIYDDYSTLDLPNSLPSDMLDHLKKVWVAGQQLNITADSEAASAPTAKPAPKKSESPAQVPFSDRPARSDFAAHFDKPAQSESRERPARTERPAPASPLAAAATPKKEHFESDEPLVKEPGAQKRERTAQKKAGAVDMEAFRIEIGHAHGVKPANIVGAIANEAGLEAKYIGRIEIFEKHSLLDLPAGMPDEVFDQLKNVSIAGQPLRISHSGLRPMEEKTMDKRVTLAPPSKGGDRRVADKARGNKPVSKRVAVASGKSFDAPRSASKPSTGPSGKPMIKLGTKRK
- a CDS encoding Putative type IIA topoisomerase, A subunit (Evidence 3 : Function proposed based on presence of conserved amino acid motif, structural feature or limited homology; Product type pe : putative enzyme), which translates into the protein MAKRDPNKTARNRMIGTLKEKLRELLPKVLADSGFENEQSLNAKIGSRNDDFFDLQNDVINSQEQFVSKWLEGLKESALNDGVVSDLSLWKKIKAKKSLKEYTILFLKRSYLKHFEELSKNRPPIESAELWIGQQNANYGLLVTPRFKDGKWENDKSEIRAFSNAYWTIGHVMKTGLVIPGKEKIFKFNDIEQYLLFFQDTLVRNSGSNHEYEIAGHYCDYVRASDTPELIPLLIPEFRYAGLATKHVYRLDFLIINPYTLDKVGFELSPWSTHGYLGKLQGLTQKAINEMAADNFAKEIRKHRAYFKQHEVFCLIYTDDDLKNPKKLFKEEILPFLQTEKPQNQLSFQILDEFFED
- a CDS encoding Hypothetical protein; putative exported protein (Evidence 5 : No homology to any previously reported sequences); this translates as MRITTLVRSVYSFSFICILGICSQVISKGLLSGVLMRLR
- a CDS encoding Putative 4-oxalocrotonate tautomerase (Evidence 3 : Function proposed based on presence of conserved amino acid motif, structural feature or limited homology; PubMedId : 8157608; Product type pe : putative enzyme) yields the protein MPYINIRITREGVTAEQKQALIEGATELLSRVLNKNPATTFVIIDEVDTDNWGIAGENVTTLRKRAAEKKSAS